A region from the Pseudopipra pipra isolate bDixPip1 chromosome 8, bDixPip1.hap1, whole genome shotgun sequence genome encodes:
- the GLRX3 gene encoding glutaredoxin-3 gives MAGAVAAAGSAEQLQELLQLRDRSLVVVHFWAPWAPQCAQMNEVMAALAKEHTQVTFVQLEAEAVPEVSEKYGISSVPTFLFFKNSQKVDRLDGAHAPELTKKVQRHISGTSLSPSSSDSAKEDLNARLKKLINAAPCMLFMKGSPKEPRCGFSKQIVEILNKHGVSFSSFDIFSDEEVRQGLKTYSNWPTYPQLYVNGELIGGLDIIKELEASGELDTICPKAQKLEDRLKSLINKAPVMLFMKGNKQMAKCGFSKQIIEIMNNTGIDYETFDILEDEEVRQGLKTFSNWPTYPQLYVKGELVGGLDIVKELKESGELLPVLKGEN, from the exons ATGGCGGGGGCGGTGGCGGCCGCGGGATCCGCcgagcagctccaggagctgctgcagctccgcGACAG ATCCCTGGTAGTTGTCCATTTCTGGGCACCATGGGCTCCTCAGTGTGCACAGATGAACGAGGTCATGGCAGCACTGGCCAAGGAGCACACACAGGTCACCTTTGTGCAG TTGGAAGCTGAAGCTGTGCCTGAAGTATCTGAAAAATATGGAATTAGTTCTGTCCCAACGTTTTTGTTCTTTAAG AACTCCCAGAAAGTGGACAGGCTGGATGGTGCCCATGCCCCCGAGCTGACCAAGAAGGTGCAGCGCCACATATCCGGCACGTCCCTGTCTCCCTCCTCCAGCGACAGCGCCAAGGAGGATCTCAATGCACGTCTGAAGAAGCTCATCAACGCTGCCCCTTGCATGCTCTTCATGAAGGGCTCTCCCAAAGAACCTCGCTGTG GTTTCAGCAAGCAAATAGTGGAGATCCTGAACAAACATGGTGTTTCCTTCAGCAGCTTTGACATATTTTCTGATGAAGAAGTTCGTCAGGGACTCAAAACTTACTCGAATTGGCCAACTTACCCTCAGCTCTACGTGAATGGAGAGCTCATAGGGGGGCTGGATATTATCAAG GAACTTGAGGCATCTGGAGAGCTGGACACGATCTGTCCCAAGGCCCAGAAGTTGGAGGACAG GCTTAAATCCTTGATAAACAAAGCTCCTGTGATGCTCTTTATGAAGGGAAACAAACAG atGGCAAAATGTGGCTTCAGCAAGCAAATTATAGAAATTATGAATAACACTGG cATTGACTACGAGACCTTTGACATCCTGGAAGACGAAGAG gtgagacaaGGATTAAAAACCTTTTCCAACTGGCCCACGTACCCCCAGCTCTACGTGAAAGGAGAACTGGTTGGAGGGTTGGACATTGTGAAG GAGCTGAAGGAAAGTGGTGAATTGCTGCCTGTGCTGAAGGGAGAAAATTAA